From Elusimicrobiota bacterium, the proteins below share one genomic window:
- a CDS encoding inositol monophosphatase — protein sequence MREKELKQRLKFLIDAALSGGDLLRRYFGKITVAQASYKKGDPINLVSVADHESQHLIVGKIRKAFPGEAILAEEGDLSRGDMAFKKGPLWVLDPLDGTVNFLHGFPCFAVSFAFCMDGRPLVGAVYAPAQNELFWAQQGSGAYLSAGKAPASGRRLKVTKAARLDNALMVTGFGYDRRERADFYLKYYRSFLRIVHDVRRTGAAAVDLAWLAAGRSDGFWEWSLSPWDVAAGLLLIEEAGGRMTHFDGTQYSIFRSEETLATNGLIHDECLNVVGSVPRG from the coding sequence ATGCGCGAAAAAGAACTCAAACAACGTTTGAAATTTCTCATCGACGCGGCTTTGTCCGGCGGGGATTTGCTGCGGCGTTACTTTGGAAAAATCACCGTCGCCCAAGCAAGCTATAAAAAAGGCGATCCCATCAACTTGGTAAGCGTTGCGGATCATGAGTCCCAACATTTGATTGTCGGAAAAATCCGCAAAGCCTTCCCCGGGGAAGCTATTTTGGCTGAAGAGGGGGATTTAAGCCGCGGTGACATGGCTTTTAAAAAAGGGCCGCTATGGGTGCTTGATCCATTGGATGGAACAGTCAATTTTCTTCACGGCTTTCCTTGTTTTGCCGTGAGTTTTGCTTTTTGCATGGACGGACGGCCGCTTGTGGGCGCTGTTTATGCCCCGGCCCAGAACGAGTTGTTTTGGGCTCAACAAGGTTCGGGGGCTTATCTGAGCGCCGGCAAAGCCCCGGCTTCAGGGCGGCGGCTTAAAGTGACCAAGGCTGCGCGCCTTGACAACGCGCTGATGGTCACGGGATTCGGCTATGACCGGCGGGAAAGGGCGGATTTTTATTTGAAGTATTACCGATCCTTTTTGAGAATCGTTCATGATGTGCGCCGAACCGGCGCCGCCGCGGTTGATTTGGCCTGGCTGGCGGCCGGACGCTCGGACGGGTTTTGGGAATGGAGCCTTTCGCCCTGGGATGTTGCGGCCGGCTTGTTGCTGATCGAGGAAGCCGGCGGGCGCATGACTCATTTTGACGGGACTCAATATTCGATTTTTAGAAGCGAGGAGACGCTCGCAACGAACGGGCTGATCCATGACGAGTGCCTTAACGTCGTCGGGAGCGTGCCGCGTGGATAG
- a CDS encoding deoxynucleoside kinase, protein MFAEGYIGIAGIIGVGKSTLTVDLAQALGFDPILEEVGGNPYLERFYGDMKSYAAMMQIWLLNHRFRQHKEFVSRISLGKIRGVVQDRTIWEDTIFARMLNDHSEKFISDLNYATYLDLFDNMVLHELVYPQLLIYLDCRPETAIKRIDVRGRVMEKTITIEYLTALRDNYLQFLDEMEDAGVRILRLDWERFIPTSEVVRLVHELSLKPSNFTKWVRPLRARAEAFALETPASRKPEGALAGIAA, encoded by the coding sequence ATGTTTGCAGAAGGGTACATCGGGATCGCCGGCATTATCGGCGTTGGGAAATCGACATTGACCGTGGATTTGGCTCAGGCTTTGGGCTTTGATCCTATTTTGGAAGAAGTGGGAGGCAATCCCTATCTAGAACGTTTTTACGGTGACATGAAATCTTATGCCGCCATGATGCAGATTTGGCTTTTGAATCATCGGTTCCGCCAGCATAAGGAATTCGTCTCGCGCATCAGCCTGGGCAAAATCCGGGGCGTGGTTCAGGATAGAACGATTTGGGAAGACACAATTTTCGCCCGCATGCTCAACGATCACTCTGAAAAGTTCATTTCCGATTTGAATTACGCGACGTATTTAGACCTTTTCGATAATATGGTTCTTCACGAATTGGTCTATCCGCAACTGCTGATTTATCTTGATTGCAGACCGGAAACAGCCATCAAGCGAATCGACGTGCGCGGCCGGGTGATGGAGAAGACAATCACCATCGAATACTTGACGGCGTTGAGGGACAATTACCTTCAATTTCTAGATGAGATGGAAGACGCGGGCGTGCGCATTCTAAGGCTTGATTGGGAACGCTTTATCCCCACGTCCGAGGTTGTGCGCTTGGTGCATGAGTTGAGCCTAAAGCCGTCTAATTTTACGAAATGGGTCCGTCCGTTGAGGGCTAGGGCCGAAGCATTCGCCCTTGAGACCCCTGCGTCGAGAAAACCCGAGGGGGCGCTGGCTGGGATTGCCGCTTAA
- a CDS encoding HAD-IA family hydrolase gives MPASLMVKNIIFDFDGVLADSLDSVIELLNNYGSEYGLPRLSRSDVRNTGLTGLIQKSKISTFRLPFFVRKMRNGLSEMIGRIPIHGGMADTIRELRKNFNLGILTSNSSDNVSTFLKLHDLGQYFSYVFSSNSFFAKNESAQELLSGKGLKKTESVYVGDEVRDIVAMKKIGLPIVAVGWGYDGDHLLKPLKPEFFATTPSEFLSLAAGWRVNGAKLPW, from the coding sequence ATGCCCGCATCCCTGATGGTCAAGAATATTATTTTCGATTTCGACGGCGTTCTAGCCGACAGCCTGGATTCCGTGATCGAGCTTTTAAACAATTACGGTTCCGAATACGGCCTGCCGCGGCTGTCACGTTCAGACGTCAGAAATACGGGATTAACCGGCCTGATTCAGAAATCCAAGATTTCGACGTTCCGGCTGCCGTTTTTTGTCCGTAAAATGCGCAACGGGTTAAGTGAAATGATCGGGCGCATCCCCATTCACGGCGGCATGGCCGATACCATTCGGGAGCTTCGGAAAAATTTCAATTTGGGTATTCTGACCTCGAATTCATCGGACAATGTCAGCACGTTCTTAAAGCTGCACGATCTCGGCCAATATTTTTCTTATGTTTTTTCCTCCAATTCGTTCTTCGCCAAGAACGAATCGGCACAGGAACTTTTATCTGGAAAAGGCTTGAAGAAAACGGAATCCGTTTACGTGGGCGATGAAGTCCGCGATATCGTGGCGATGAAAAAAATCGGGTTGCCCATCGTGGCCGTGGGCTGGGGTTACGATGGGGATCATCTGTTGAAACCGCTGAAGCCGGAGTTTTTTGCGACGACACCGTCTGAATTTTTGTCGTTGGCCGCCGGCTGGCGCGTCAACGGCGCGAAGTTGCCCTGGTAA
- a CDS encoding TolC family protein — protein sequence MKVYVAFLAVLAATGPALAQSPAPAGAGVGGSEIVELNFEDLSRLIQGKNENIRGANLLAESAQARRGHLPRSYWPQIKAEGGSERFQTGRYATATQPYGSAEARINIYQGGKDALEEKGRESQSRIAGAEAKKVFSAELLEARKLYWMIVCVREMVRILESALEQNERNLKAAQRRIQSGLAAETDRLEFEIHRTQLKEEIASLNHEAQLIQISLAPLLGLDITTRFTTPENIPHGHDDDLLAASIEVKENPLVETLSAKSVLIETQSLQAQRWWMPSLDLYGAYQLYTLRDRDYLTQTLRDDRVVGVNLRMFLFDGFRSRADARSFSLAQKGFELQRAQAALTIEAQVKRAKEEMRHLHELIHNGENLIEQSSKYLAGILDEYRRGVKNSLDVLGASQKYLGFQRQYAQRRRDYQVARSLLFSLIGQ from the coding sequence ATGAAAGTTTACGTCGCTTTCTTGGCGGTTTTAGCGGCGACTGGGCCAGCGCTGGCCCAGTCGCCTGCCCCGGCTGGGGCAGGCGTGGGTGGATCCGAAATTGTGGAACTCAATTTTGAGGATCTGTCCCGGCTGATCCAAGGTAAAAATGAAAACATACGCGGGGCCAACCTTCTAGCCGAGTCCGCGCAAGCACGGCGCGGACATTTGCCGCGTTCTTATTGGCCTCAAATCAAAGCCGAAGGCGGTAGCGAACGATTCCAAACGGGACGCTACGCTACGGCGACACAGCCTTACGGATCAGCGGAAGCCCGGATCAATATTTATCAGGGCGGCAAGGATGCTCTGGAGGAGAAGGGGCGCGAAAGTCAAAGCCGGATAGCCGGCGCCGAGGCAAAAAAGGTTTTTTCTGCCGAGCTTCTGGAGGCAAGAAAACTCTATTGGATGATTGTCTGCGTTCGCGAAATGGTCCGCATTTTGGAATCCGCGCTTGAGCAAAACGAAAGGAACCTTAAGGCCGCTCAAAGGCGCATCCAAAGCGGGCTTGCCGCTGAGACGGATCGCTTGGAGTTTGAAATTCATCGCACTCAGCTTAAAGAGGAGATTGCCTCATTAAATCACGAGGCCCAGTTAATCCAGATAAGCCTGGCTCCTCTGCTGGGCCTAGACATCACGACGCGCTTTACGACTCCGGAAAATATTCCTCACGGCCATGACGATGATCTGCTGGCCGCATCCATTGAGGTCAAAGAGAATCCTTTGGTTGAGACTTTAAGCGCCAAAAGCGTTCTCATCGAGACCCAGAGCCTTCAGGCCCAACGCTGGTGGATGCCTTCTCTTGATCTCTACGGCGCCTATCAGCTCTACACCCTCAGAGACCGGGATTATCTGACTCAAACCCTTCGGGATGACAGGGTAGTCGGCGTCAATCTGCGCATGTTTCTCTTTGACGGGTTCCGGTCAAGGGCTGACGCCAGATCATTCTCCCTCGCGCAGAAAGGATTTGAGCTTCAGAGGGCGCAAGCAGCCCTCACCATCGAAGCCCAGGTGAAAAGAGCCAAAGAAGAGATGCGGCATCTTCATGAGTTGATCCACAATGGCGAAAATCTCATTGAACAATCCAGTAAATACTTGGCCGGCATTCTTGACGAATACAGGCGGGGCGTTAAGAATTCGCTTGATGTGCTTGGGGCCTCGCAGAAGTATTTGGGATTCCAGAGGCAGTATGCCCAGCGCAGGCGAGATTATCAGGTCGCCAGGAGTTTGTTGTTTTCCCTTATCGGTCAGTAA
- a CDS encoding laccase domain-containing protein, whose protein sequence is MPLKNAIRFQSWPVDQAGSFVRNPEFLSPHPRLGLFVTTLAAGNMQEEAARVRFLRKLDFDAKHLAVSYQVHGKEIHVVRKIEDVPLNRADGIDGWVAGRVQGVSLGVFIADCLPIFLMHREEPMGALIHAGWRGLKAGIVEEAFRALTAEFHLEAGEIVAAIGPHVRSCCYQVGDDVAGQFPESWGLKKESGCYLDLGKGAADKLLACGLEEVLVSTDCTKCAENPLFFSKRRGLKGAQMALLAFS, encoded by the coding sequence TTGCCGCTTAAGAACGCAATCCGTTTCCAATCCTGGCCTGTTGATCAGGCCGGATCTTTTGTTCGCAACCCGGAATTTTTATCGCCCCATCCTCGCCTTGGGCTTTTTGTCACCACGCTTGCGGCCGGAAATATGCAGGAAGAGGCTGCTCGTGTTCGTTTCCTGAGAAAACTCGATTTTGACGCGAAGCATTTGGCGGTCAGTTACCAGGTGCATGGGAAGGAAATTCATGTCGTCAGGAAGATCGAGGATGTGCCCTTAAACCGCGCCGACGGCATCGACGGGTGGGTCGCGGGCCGCGTTCAAGGGGTTTCGTTGGGCGTTTTCATCGCGGATTGCCTGCCCATTTTTTTGATGCATCGAGAGGAGCCGATGGGAGCCTTGATCCATGCCGGTTGGCGCGGGCTTAAGGCGGGCATCGTGGAGGAGGCCTTTCGTGCCCTGACGGCTGAATTTCATTTGGAAGCCGGAGAAATTGTGGCGGCCATCGGCCCGCATGTGCGCTCCTGCTGTTATCAAGTTGGGGACGATGTGGCCGGGCAATTTCCGGAATCTTGGGGCCTCAAAAAAGAAAGCGGCTGTTATCTTGATTTGGGAAAAGGCGCTGCGGATAAACTGCTGGCCTGCGGCCTTGAGGAAGTCTTGGTTTCCACGGATTGCACTAAATGTGCCGAGAACCCTTTATTTTTTTCCAAACGCCGCGGTTTAAAGGGCGCTCAAATGGCGCTTTTGGCTTTTTCTTAA
- a CDS encoding ABC transporter ATP-binding protein, which translates to MIEIQKVSKSYGGVEALNNLSLSVREGEIVALLGPNGAGKTTTVKLLCGLLAPDQGIIRINGLDIQKNPKEAKRQIGLIPDEPYLYPKLTAWEYLELIAGMYSLNGHWAQEAQKYLELFNLARAAHAQGLLESFSHGMKQKVIFTSILMRSPKVWVLDEPLVGLDPKSIRLVKELLLERVRQGAAIFLSTHVLSIAEQIAHRVGIINTGNLEFMGTKKELEDYLRSRKINLSSGENLEELFLKATLDKEG; encoded by the coding sequence TTGATTGAAATTCAAAAAGTCAGCAAAAGCTACGGCGGCGTTGAAGCGCTGAACAATTTATCCCTGAGCGTCCGGGAGGGGGAGATCGTGGCGCTCTTGGGGCCCAACGGCGCGGGCAAGACGACGACGGTCAAGCTTTTATGCGGGCTCCTGGCGCCGGATCAGGGGATCATCCGCATCAACGGATTGGATATTCAAAAAAATCCGAAGGAAGCCAAGAGGCAAATCGGCTTGATCCCGGATGAGCCTTATCTCTATCCCAAGCTCACGGCCTGGGAGTATCTGGAATTGATCGCGGGCATGTACAGCTTGAACGGGCATTGGGCCCAGGAAGCCCAGAAGTACCTTGAGTTGTTTAATTTGGCTCGCGCCGCCCATGCCCAGGGCCTTCTGGAGAGTTTTTCCCACGGCATGAAGCAGAAAGTGATTTTTACGAGCATCCTGATGCGTTCGCCCAAGGTTTGGGTGTTGGATGAGCCTTTGGTGGGCCTCGATCCCAAGTCCATCCGTTTGGTCAAGGAATTGCTGTTGGAACGCGTGCGCCAAGGCGCGGCCATTTTTTTGTCTACCCATGTTCTCTCCATCGCCGAGCAGATCGCGCACCGTGTCGGCATCATCAACACCGGGAATCTTGAATTCATGGGCACCAAAAAAGAGCTTGAGGATTATCTTCGTTCCAGAAAAATCAATCTTTCCTCCGGCGAAAATCTCGAAGAGTTGTTCCTGAAAGCGACGCTCGACAAAGAAGGCTGA
- a CDS encoding uroporphyrinogen-III synthase, translated as MRPSTSKPLACQTVLLLRDKLGPEKNRLKKLGACVVHAPLLIKKDNGAAGSHHPAAGGRPGFDWVIFTSATGVVAALRRLNLSPVVRSARLACVGPATAAATRRMFGFKPAFLPSAYTTQCLAQELPVKKNQRVLLIRSENADHSMDRLLQRRGARVVRLSPYRLEYRPFAPGILTLLRSGKLDYVLFGSRSQAQAFRKGLSSNWRPVRRRLLKEEMTALAIGPETARALSGLGIPYQQAQTHTFDGLIDLMIELCAKKNSNNV; from the coding sequence ATGCGGCCTTCAACAAGCAAACCATTGGCCTGTCAAACCGTGCTTTTGCTCAGAGACAAGCTGGGTCCGGAGAAAAATCGATTAAAGAAATTAGGCGCATGCGTTGTTCATGCGCCTCTGTTGATTAAAAAAGACAACGGCGCTGCCGGGAGCCATCATCCGGCGGCCGGCGGCCGGCCAGGGTTTGATTGGGTGATTTTTACCAGCGCCACGGGAGTTGTCGCCGCTCTGCGCCGTTTAAATCTTTCGCCCGTGGTTCGCTCGGCGCGTTTGGCTTGCGTGGGCCCGGCGACCGCAGCCGCCACCAGGCGCATGTTCGGCTTCAAGCCGGCCTTCCTGCCCAGCGCTTATACCACGCAGTGTCTGGCTCAAGAACTCCCGGTTAAAAAGAATCAACGCGTGCTCCTGATTCGTTCGGAAAACGCGGATCATTCAATGGATCGATTGCTCCAGAGACGCGGCGCCCGTGTTGTGCGCCTGTCGCCCTACCGGCTTGAATACCGCCCGTTTGCGCCTGGAATCCTGACTCTTTTGCGTTCGGGTAAATTAGACTATGTTCTTTTCGGCTCCCGCAGCCAAGCCCAGGCATTTCGAAAGGGGTTATCCAGCAACTGGAGGCCCGTTCGGAGGCGTTTGTTAAAAGAGGAGATGACGGCTTTGGCCATCGGGCCTGAGACGGCCCGCGCGCTTTCGGGGCTGGGCATTCCCTATCAGCAGGCCCAAACCCATACCTTCGACGGTTTGATTGATTTGATGATTGAGCTATGCGCGAAAAAGAACTCAAACAACGTTTGA
- a CDS encoding peptidylprolyl isomerase: MYVIFETNLGKITCRLFDDKTPKTVANFTGLAEGTKEWTDPKSGQKTKKKLYDGSVFHRVIPDFMIQGGDPLGNGTGGPGYKFEDEFDPSLKFDRPGLLAMANSGPNTNGSQFFITVKPTLWLTNRHTIFGEVTDGQNIVEAITLVDRDERDRPRTPVIMKKVTIERVKAPAKNKAGAKK; the protein is encoded by the coding sequence ATGTACGTTATTTTTGAAACGAATTTAGGCAAAATCACCTGTCGGCTTTTCGACGATAAAACGCCCAAAACCGTGGCCAATTTTACGGGTTTGGCCGAGGGAACCAAGGAATGGACCGATCCTAAATCAGGGCAGAAAACAAAGAAAAAGCTTTATGACGGATCGGTTTTTCATCGTGTCATTCCGGATTTCATGATTCAAGGCGGCGATCCTCTGGGCAACGGAACCGGAGGCCCCGGCTATAAATTCGAGGATGAATTCGACCCGTCGTTGAAGTTTGACCGCCCCGGCCTTTTAGCTATGGCGAATTCGGGTCCCAATACCAACGGCAGTCAATTTTTCATTACGGTCAAGCCCACGCTGTGGCTGACAAACCGGCATACGATTTTTGGCGAAGTAACGGACGGCCAGAATATCGTCGAAGCGATCACGCTGGTCGATCGCGATGAGCGCGACCGGCCTAGAACGCCGGTGATCATGAAAAAAGTGACGATTGAGCGCGTCAAGGCTCCGGCTAAAAACAAAGCCGGCGCGAAAAAGTAA
- a CDS encoding DUF885 domain-containing protein has product MKLFNLFFICSLILNPLTALAQKTAALSVVTAQETEKSLTQLTNDYWQAYLKNNPTYATFIGEHRYNNRLDDLSAENRKMQLAELDAFAQRLTAIDASLLSEKDKVTRSILAQLLEFDAGHLKHNFHQWNIDHMYGPQTWFAQLMNFTPLATESDAKNLLDRFQTFPIYIDQYIANLKEGLTQKRAAARLAVERVIKQTQAMTLKAPHASPFGDKVKTLPKELAESYEETAMAAISTQVYPALERLVQFLKDDYLPQSRAQAVGLSSLPNGKEAYRFLIRFHTTTDYTAEKLHAVGLEELKKIQQEMQAVAAKLGHKGELAAFMARARSDPKNFFSTRDEIVASAKKNVEAAYQQLPKFFLSLPQIYCDVLPIEDYREKDAVAAFYYQPDQDGKRPGIYYINTYNPPSRTRYTMAALAAHEAVPGHHLQIATALEAKELPEFRRQRDFTAFTEGWGLYSERLAEEMGFYPDPMSRFGMLTYQAWRACRLVVDTGIHAMGWSREKAIEFMKTNAPLSEEEIINEVDRYIIWPGQALAYKVGQMEIESLRAYAKTKLGEKFDLREFHDVLLKNGSIPLPTTRELIERWVQERARG; this is encoded by the coding sequence ATGAAATTATTCAATCTGTTTTTTATTTGCTCCTTGATTCTGAATCCCTTGACCGCTCTTGCCCAAAAAACGGCCGCCCTCTCCGTCGTCACGGCACAAGAAACGGAAAAATCCCTCACGCAATTGACGAATGACTACTGGCAAGCCTATTTGAAAAACAACCCCACCTACGCGACGTTTATCGGGGAGCACCGTTATAACAATCGCCTCGACGATTTATCCGCTGAAAACCGCAAAATGCAGCTAGCCGAACTCGACGCCTTCGCCCAACGCCTGACTGCCATCGATGCTTCGCTGCTTTCGGAAAAGGACAAAGTCACTCGAAGCATTCTGGCTCAACTTCTGGAATTCGATGCCGGACACCTCAAACACAACTTTCATCAATGGAATATCGATCACATGTACGGGCCGCAAACATGGTTCGCACAATTGATGAATTTCACGCCGCTGGCTACGGAGTCGGACGCCAAAAATCTCCTCGATCGTTTTCAGACGTTTCCCATTTATATCGATCAATATATCGCCAATTTAAAAGAAGGATTGACCCAAAAGCGTGCAGCCGCTCGTTTGGCCGTCGAGCGCGTGATCAAGCAAACCCAGGCCATGACATTGAAAGCCCCGCACGCGTCTCCTTTCGGCGACAAAGTGAAAACCCTGCCCAAAGAACTGGCCGAATCCTACGAGGAGACGGCCATGGCGGCCATCTCCACCCAGGTTTATCCGGCTCTAGAACGTTTGGTCCAATTTTTGAAAGATGATTACCTGCCGCAAAGCCGCGCCCAGGCCGTCGGTCTTTCCAGCCTGCCCAACGGCAAGGAGGCTTACCGGTTTCTGATCCGCTTTCACACAACCACCGACTATACCGCCGAGAAACTTCATGCCGTGGGCTTGGAAGAGCTCAAAAAAATCCAACAGGAAATGCAGGCCGTGGCCGCTAAATTAGGGCATAAAGGCGAATTGGCCGCGTTTATGGCGCGCGCACGCTCCGATCCAAAAAACTTTTTTTCGACCAGGGATGAAATTGTGGCTTCGGCTAAAAAAAACGTGGAAGCGGCCTACCAACAACTGCCGAAATTCTTTTTAAGCCTCCCCCAAATTTACTGCGACGTGCTGCCCATCGAGGACTACCGAGAAAAAGACGCGGTTGCCGCTTTTTACTATCAACCGGATCAAGACGGCAAACGTCCGGGCATTTATTACATCAATACCTATAATCCCCCCTCGCGCACGCGCTATACCATGGCGGCTTTGGCCGCCCATGAAGCCGTGCCCGGGCATCATCTTCAAATCGCCACGGCTCTGGAAGCCAAGGAATTGCCGGAATTCCGCCGCCAGCGTGATTTCACGGCCTTCACCGAAGGCTGGGGGCTTTACTCCGAGCGATTAGCTGAGGAAATGGGGTTTTATCCTGATCCCATGAGCCGATTCGGCATGCTGACGTACCAGGCCTGGCGCGCCTGCCGCCTGGTCGTGGATACGGGCATTCATGCCATGGGCTGGAGCCGTGAGAAAGCCATTGAATTCATGAAGACCAACGCGCCGTTGAGCGAGGAAGAAATCATCAACGAGGTGGATCGCTATATCATCTGGCCCGGACAAGCGCTGGCCTATAAAGTGGGCCAAATGGAAATCGAATCGCTGAGGGCTTATGCCAAAACTAAACTCGGCGAAAAATTCGACTTAAGGGAATTCCACGACGTTCTGCTTAAAAACGGCTCGATCCCGCTGCCGACGACTCGGGAATTGATCGAACGCTGGGTCCAGGAACGCGCCCGGGGCTGA